The Amycolatopsis nigrescens CSC17Ta-90 genomic interval GGGACGCGGTCTCCGGTCAGCCGTGGGCCAGTTCCACGCTGCTTCGCAAGACTCTTCGGCCGAAGGAAATCACCGCCCCGGACGAGCAGACCATCCGGCTGGTCCTGGACCGGCCGTTCGCCCAGGTGCCCGCCGTGCTCGCGGCCCCGGCGCTGTACCCGCTGCCCGCCTCGGTGCTCGAGTCCCGGGACTGGGCGGGGTTCGCGGCGAACCCGGTGGGCAACGGGCCGTTCCGGATGGCGGAGCCGTGGCGTCCGGGCACCGGAGGGCGGCTGGTGCGGGTGGCCGAAGCGCCGGGCAAGGCCAGGGAGATCCGGCTGCGGATCACCGACCCCACCGGGCAGTACGACCGGGTGCGGGACGGTGGTCTGGACCTGGCCACCGCGGTGCCGGGTGAACGGCACGACGCCATGCATCAGGACTTCGCCGAGCGGCACGTGATGTGGCCGCTCCCGGAGGCGACCTATCTGGCCTTTCCCTCCGCCGACGGCCGGTTCCAGAACGCCACCGCCCGGTACGCGGTGTCCATGGCGGTGGACCGCGCGGCGCTGGAGGCCGGCCCGCTCGGGCGTCAGGTGGACCCGGCCCGGTCGATGCTGCCCCCGGCGGTGGCGCCCGGCGAGCGGTCCGGCACCTGCCGGCCGTGCACGCACGACGCGGCGGCGGCGAAGTCGCTGCTCGGCCAGGTGCCGTTCACCGGCCCGCTGACCGTGTTCCACGACCAGGGCCAGGAAGGGTGGGCCGGTGCGCTGGCCGGGCAGGTCCGGGACGCGCTCGGCATCGAGATCACCGCGGCGCCGCGGCCGGCGGGCGGGCCCGCGCCGGGGCCGTTCACCGTGACGGTCCCGCTGACCGCGCCCGGCCCGCACGAGTTGCTCGCCACCGTGGCGGAAGCGGCGGGGTACTCCGATGCGGGTTTCGCCCAGCTGCTCGCCGGCGCCGACGCCGCGAAAGGCCAGGAGGAGAGCGCGCAGCGGTACCGGCTGGCGGAGAACCAGCTGCTGCGCGACCTGCCGGTGACGCCGCTGTGGTCGGGGCACGGGCACGCGGTCTGGTCTGGGCGGGTGCACGACGTCACCGCAACGCCGTTCCGGGGTGTGGAGCTGGCAGCGGTGTCTGTCTGAAGCCTGCACCTCTCACGCCTAAGCTTCGCGCGACAGCTCGCGCGAGGAGAGTGCACGTGATTGGCGAACGCATCCGGGACCTGCGGACGGTCCGGTCGATGACGGTGACCGAGCTGGCCAAGTCGGCCGAGGTCTCGGTCGGGCTGATCAGCCAGGTCGAGCGCGGGATCACCGACCCGAGCCTGGAAACGCTGCGGCGGATCGCCAGGGCGCTGGACACCCCGCTGTTCAGCCTGTTCCAGGAGGACTCCGGGGAGCGGGTCGCGGTGGTGCGCAAGAACGCCAGGGTGGCGGTGCGCTCCCCGAAGGGCGGGATCACCTACCACCGGCTGTCCTCGGGCAGCGGCAAGGTCGAGGTGCTGGAGGGCAGGCTGGAGCCGGGCGCGGCCTCGTCGCCGCAGCCGTGGAGCCATCCCTCGGACGAGTGCGTGGTGGTGCTGGCCGGGCGGATGGTGCTCGAGGTGGACGGCGAGCGGCACGACCTCGGCCCCGGCGACAGCGCCAGCTTCGACTCCCGGCTGCCGCACCGCTACCGCAACGAGACGGCCAAACCGGCCAGGTTCCTGCTCTCGGTCACTCCACCGAGCTACTAGGGCCTGTCCTGTCGATCATGGGAGCCAGGTATCGGGCGGTATGAACCTCTGCGACGATGTGGCCGGTGGGCTGGGAGGCACTCAAGCGGTGGGGTGATGACGTCGTTCGCGTCGAACCGCTGACTGGCGGAGTTGGCGTCAACGAGGTGTGGAGCGTGCGCGTCAACGGGCACCTCGCAGTCGGTCGTCTCGGCCAACGCAGTGACGCTGATCTCGCGTGGGAGACCGACCTGCTGCGACACCTCGACCGTGCAGGGATGCCGGTGCCGGTGCCGATCCCGACCATGGACGGCCGGCACTTCGCCGACGGTCTGGTGCTGATGACCTACGTGGAGGGCGGACCGCCCGAGACCGAAGCCGACTGGCGTCGCGTCGCCGAGACACTCCGCCGGTTGCATCGGTTCACGCACGGCTGGCCCCAACGCCCGGGCTGGCGATCGTCGACCGACCTCCTGCACGCCGAGACCGGAACGAAGGTCGACCTCGGCGCGATGCCGCCAGAGGGCGTCGTTCGATGCCGAGCGGCGTGGGCGCGAGTCACCGGTCGCACCACGTGCGTCGTCCACGGTGACCCCAACCCGCGCAACATCCGCATGACCGCGGATCGCGTCGCGATGATCGACTGGGACGAGTCGCACGTCGACATCGCCGACCTCGACCTGGCGCTACCGCACAACGCCGCCGGTCTCAACGACGAGGCGTACGACAGCGCCGCGCAAGCGCGGGCCGCCTGGGAAGCCGCCGTGTGCTGGGACCCCAGCGGGACCGACCAGTTCGCAGTCAAGCGGCTCGCCGAAGTTCGGGCGGTCTGAGCAGCAGCGAACGAACGCCGCCTAAAGATCGCCAGGACACGCCCTAGAAAGGAGCTGGACGAACCGCTAGGTGGTGTGTGGCCTTCGCCAGAGTGGCAGCATTCGCGGTCGCGGGTGCGGGTGAAGCGGTCGAGGGCTGCGGGTGGCCGGTAGTGGTTGTGGCCGGCATCCATGGGGAAGACTCGTGACCGGCTTGGTCACGATCCGGTGTTAGGTCGCGTCCAGGTTGTCGCCGATTTCCTTGGCCGGTCGGGCGGGGATGGGGCCGGTGCCGGCGGGTTCGGCGGGGTTGTCGTTCAACCTGGCCAGGGTGGCGAAGTCGGCATAGTGGGTACACACCGGCCTTCGGGTTACGCGATGTGCCGCGTTCGCGGAGGCACCGGTCGGCGAGCACGTCGGCCCGAAGCTGGTCCAGTGTGCGAGGTTCGCCCTTGACCTTGAGGGTGCGTGCTTCACGATCGGTACGGGCATAGATCGCGGTGCCGACTTCCACCGGCACATCGACAATCAGGGTGGACATGCCTTTGCCTTGGTGCACCAGTTCAACTTTCCGGCCCAGGCGGCGGCGCCGGGTCCGGGCGGCGTATCCATTCGGGTCGATTCGGGCGACCGCGCGGTTCACGGCTCGCCGTAGTCCGGAGGGGTTTTTGCCCGCCAGCCGGTCGCCCATCACGGCGTCGACTTCACGCGCCTTCTCATCGGACAACACCGCCGTGGCATCAGAGATCTTCGAGGCTTTGTACGAGTCGATGACCCCGGATTCCATGGCCTGCAACGTGTTCGGCAACCGAGTCGCCAACGCCCCGGCCAACGCGATCTGCTTACCGGCCATGTTCTCCGTCACCGCCAGCCCCAGCGCCAACTTCGCCGGCACCCCTCTGGTTCTTTCTTCAATCTCATTCAACCGCGCTATCAACCGGAGCTGTGCCGCCTCCAACCGGCACTTCTGCTCCTGAATAACCTGAATGTCCTTCAACAACTCACAAGCCTTGTCAGTGTCCATACCCACAACCCTATCGGCGACCCCCGACAAAACCGGGCACCCGAGCCCGCCCGCGAGGAAGGCGGGCCCGAAACCCAACCACTCGAAGCTTGACTAAGCCCCCACCCCACTTTAGCGTGACTGAAAGAGATTCAGCCGTACTAGAGCAAGGCGGTGCCGGTTGGCCACTCCGAAACTGACCGCCGCCCAGTTCCGGGACTGCTTCCCGCCCCTGTCCGACTCCG includes:
- a CDS encoding ABC transporter substrate-binding protein; translated protein: MRQAFAVLFAVPLLLLTGCAEPDEPAEPGVLTVGTTEPASLLPADLRDEAGRMVTGALWSPLVDYQPATGEVTPRAAESVTSEDQVTWTIRLRAGQAFHDGSPVTASSYVHTWDAVSGQPWASSTLLRKTLRPKEITAPDEQTIRLVLDRPFAQVPAVLAAPALYPLPASVLESRDWAGFAANPVGNGPFRMAEPWRPGTGGRLVRVAEAPGKAREIRLRITDPTGQYDRVRDGGLDLATAVPGERHDAMHQDFAERHVMWPLPEATYLAFPSADGRFQNATARYAVSMAVDRAALEAGPLGRQVDPARSMLPPAVAPGERSGTCRPCTHDAAAAKSLLGQVPFTGPLTVFHDQGQEGWAGALAGQVRDALGIEITAAPRPAGGPAPGPFTVTVPLTAPGPHELLATVAEAAGYSDAGFAQLLAGADAAKGQEESAQRYRLAENQLLRDLPVTPLWSGHGHAVWSGRVHDVTATPFRGVELAAVSV
- a CDS encoding helix-turn-helix domain-containing protein, with product MIGERIRDLRTVRSMTVTELAKSAEVSVGLISQVERGITDPSLETLRRIARALDTPLFSLFQEDSGERVAVVRKNARVAVRSPKGGITYHRLSSGSGKVEVLEGRLEPGAASSPQPWSHPSDECVVVLAGRMVLEVDGERHDLGPGDSASFDSRLPHRYRNETAKPARFLLSVTPPSY
- a CDS encoding phosphotransferase produces the protein MWPVGWEALKRWGDDVVRVEPLTGGVGVNEVWSVRVNGHLAVGRLGQRSDADLAWETDLLRHLDRAGMPVPVPIPTMDGRHFADGLVLMTYVEGGPPETEADWRRVAETLRRLHRFTHGWPQRPGWRSSTDLLHAETGTKVDLGAMPPEGVVRCRAAWARVTGRTTCVVHGDPNPRNIRMTADRVAMIDWDESHVDIADLDLALPHNAAGLNDEAYDSAAQARAAWEAAVCWDPSGTDQFAVKRLAEVRAV
- a CDS encoding DUF222 domain-containing protein; amino-acid sequence: MDTDKACELLKDIQVIQEQKCRLEAAQLRLIARLNEIEERTRGVPAKLALGLAVTENMAGKQIALAGALATRLPNTLQAMESGVIDSYKASKISDATAVLSDEKAREVDAVMGDRLAGKNPSGLRRAVNRAVARIDPNGYAARTRRRRLGRKVELVHQGKGMSTLIVDVPVEVGTAIYARTDREARTLKVKGEPRTLDQLRADVLADRCLRERGTSRNPKAGVYPLCRLRHPGQVERQPRRTRRHRPHPRPTGQGNRRQPGRDLTPDRDQAGHESSPWMPATTTTGHPQPSTASPAPATANAATLAKATHHLAVRPAPF